One genomic window of Medicago truncatula cultivar Jemalong A17 chromosome 1, MtrunA17r5.0-ANR, whole genome shotgun sequence includes the following:
- the LOC120577736 gene encoding high mobility group B protein 10 isoform X2: protein MEGNKTMVPSSSPSDTKLTNGTVVSNDDLEIETFYVKLTEVLDSSGFNLIFNVRETILDLYLFYLEVTRRGGFHQVGLQNKWTEVVSALKLEGNNAMLSAQVEKIYATLLYKFEKLYFYRFPPTGSSQGTLKRKQNLQNSTTGLSQLMADEDTLKVAKLSKDYSSQMTGAGCQEPRVLLQAPSNDKEKKKQDKEKKKRRGPPTGQSGYQIFLKHECARLKAHDPDIDGKKVLRMAVDAWQKMSATDKEPYVEESRKIKEKQKEAMITDNKQKSTEDLKKDEQKSTEVLKKDEKKSTQGLNLKKDDKMPGVDGDDYGVTSQPLPNYSFVNNAAVELAFKMTEKSLKDPFFPVDLDTYCSLNMLNGKSK from the exons ATGGAAGGCAACAAGACTATGGttccatcatcatcaccatcagaTACCAAACTCACCAATGGTACTGTTGTGTCCAATGATGACTTAGAGATAGAGACCTTCTATGTCAAACTAACTGAAGTTTTGGACTCCTCTGGGTTCAATCTCAT TTTCAATGTCCGAGAGACAATCTTAGACTTGTACCTCTTTTACTTGGAAGTCACCAGAAGAGGAGGTTTTCACCAG GTTGGTCTTCAAAACAAATGGACTGAAGTTGTCTCTGCACTGAAATTGGAAGGCAACAATGCAATGTTATCTGCTCAAGTCGAAAAGATCTATGCAACACTTCTATACAAATTTGAGAAATTGTACTTCTACAGGTTTCCTCCAACCGGCAGCTCCCAAG GTACGCTTAAAAGGAAGCAGAACTTGCAGAACTCGACTACTGGTTTATCTCAATTGATGGCTGATGAAGATACTCTGAAGGTGGCAAAACTGTCCAAGGACTACTCTAGCCAAATGACAG GAGCCGGCTGTCAAGAACCTCGGGTGCTTCTACAAGCACCCTCAAatgacaaagaaaaaaagaaacaagacaaagaaaagaagaaacgACGAGGtcctcctaccggacaaagtgGATATCAAATATTCCTCAAGCATGAGTGTGCTCGATTAAAAGCTCATGATCCTGACATTGATGGCAAAAAAGTCCTACGCATGGCTGTTGATGCTTGGCAGAAGATGTCTGCCACCGATAAAGAG CCATATGTGGAGGAAAGCAGGAAGATAAAGGAAAAACAGAAGGAAGCAATGATCACTGACAATAAACAGAAGAGCACTGAAGATCTTAAGAAGGATGAACAGAAGAGCACTGAAGTTCTTAAGAAGGATGAAAAGAAGAGCACTCAAGGTCTTAATCTAAAGAAGGATGACAAGATGCCTGGTGTGGATGGTGACGACTATGGTGTAACTTCGCAACCTCTACCAAATTATTCTTTTGTCAACAATGCAGCTGTGGAGTTGGCTTTCAAAATGACTGAAAAATCACTCAAGGATCCCTTCTTCCCAGTTGATTTGGATACTTATTGTTCGTTAAATATGCTAAATGGGAAATCCAAATGA
- the LOC120577736 gene encoding high mobility group B protein 10 isoform X1, with the protein MEGNKTMVPSSSPSDTKLTNGTVVSNDDLEIETFYVKLTEVLDSSGFNLIFNVRETILDLYLFYLEVTRRGGFHQVGLQNKWTEVVSALKLEGNNAMLSAQVEKIYATLLYKFEKLYFYRFPPTGSSQGTLKRKQNLQNSTTGLSQLMADEDTLKVAKLSKDYSSQMTAGAGCQEPRVLLQAPSNDKEKKKQDKEKKKRRGPPTGQSGYQIFLKHECARLKAHDPDIDGKKVLRMAVDAWQKMSATDKEPYVEESRKIKEKQKEAMITDNKQKSTEDLKKDEQKSTEVLKKDEKKSTQGLNLKKDDKMPGVDGDDYGVTSQPLPNYSFVNNAAVELAFKMTEKSLKDPFFPVDLDTYCSLNMLNGKSK; encoded by the exons ATGGAAGGCAACAAGACTATGGttccatcatcatcaccatcagaTACCAAACTCACCAATGGTACTGTTGTGTCCAATGATGACTTAGAGATAGAGACCTTCTATGTCAAACTAACTGAAGTTTTGGACTCCTCTGGGTTCAATCTCAT TTTCAATGTCCGAGAGACAATCTTAGACTTGTACCTCTTTTACTTGGAAGTCACCAGAAGAGGAGGTTTTCACCAG GTTGGTCTTCAAAACAAATGGACTGAAGTTGTCTCTGCACTGAAATTGGAAGGCAACAATGCAATGTTATCTGCTCAAGTCGAAAAGATCTATGCAACACTTCTATACAAATTTGAGAAATTGTACTTCTACAGGTTTCCTCCAACCGGCAGCTCCCAAG GTACGCTTAAAAGGAAGCAGAACTTGCAGAACTCGACTACTGGTTTATCTCAATTGATGGCTGATGAAGATACTCTGAAGGTGGCAAAACTGTCCAAGGACTACTCTAGCCAAATGACAG CAGGAGCCGGCTGTCAAGAACCTCGGGTGCTTCTACAAGCACCCTCAAatgacaaagaaaaaaagaaacaagacaaagaaaagaagaaacgACGAGGtcctcctaccggacaaagtgGATATCAAATATTCCTCAAGCATGAGTGTGCTCGATTAAAAGCTCATGATCCTGACATTGATGGCAAAAAAGTCCTACGCATGGCTGTTGATGCTTGGCAGAAGATGTCTGCCACCGATAAAGAG CCATATGTGGAGGAAAGCAGGAAGATAAAGGAAAAACAGAAGGAAGCAATGATCACTGACAATAAACAGAAGAGCACTGAAGATCTTAAGAAGGATGAACAGAAGAGCACTGAAGTTCTTAAGAAGGATGAAAAGAAGAGCACTCAAGGTCTTAATCTAAAGAAGGATGACAAGATGCCTGGTGTGGATGGTGACGACTATGGTGTAACTTCGCAACCTCTACCAAATTATTCTTTTGTCAACAATGCAGCTGTGGAGTTGGCTTTCAAAATGACTGAAAAATCACTCAAGGATCCCTTCTTCCCAGTTGATTTGGATACTTATTGTTCGTTAAATATGCTAAATGGGAAATCCAAATGA
- the LOC25484699 gene encoding transcription factor bHLH149 produces the protein MDSFEPNSDSTHSNTSQESNHKKRRKIDNLTTDQNSINLMPWRSQSDQNTYSKKLIQALLRINSPETTKPAAGQVRQTADRVLAATAKGRTRWSRAILGKWKKLRRHHKKVKKASTNGLKRERIQRLPAVQKKTRVLGQLVPGCRKVPLPNLLEEATDYISALEMQVRAMTALAELLAGGTPAGIAGQVLS, from the coding sequence ATGGATTCATTCGAACCAAACTCAGATTCAACTCATTCAAACACATCACAAGAATCCAATCACAAAAAACGCCGCAAAATCGATAACCTCACCACCGATCAAAACTCAATCAATCTCATGCCATGGAGATCCCAATCAGACCAAAACACCTACTCCAAAAAACTCATCCAAGCACTCCTCCGTATAAATTCCCCGGAAACAACCAAACCTGCCGCCGGTCAAGTCCGCCAAACCGCCGATCGAGTCCTCGCCGCAACCGCCAAAGGAAGAACACGCTGGAGCCGCGCGATTCTCGGAAAATGGAAGAAACTCCGAAGACATCACAAAAAAGTCAAGAAAGCTTCCACCAACGGATTGAAGAGAGAGAGGATTCAACGATTACCGGCTGTGCAGAAGAAAACACGCGTTCTCGGTCAGTTAGTTCCCGGTTGCCGGAAAGTTCCGTTACCGAATCTTCTAGAAGAAGCTACTGATTATATTTCTGCTTTGGAGATGCAAGTGCGTGCTATGACAGCTCTTGCTGAGCTTCTCGCCGGTGGAACACCAGCGGGAATCGCCGGTCAGGTGTTGAGTTGA